Proteins from one Thermococcus sp. M36 genomic window:
- a CDS encoding radical SAM protein, whose protein sequence is MKVRVIERRAKSIYTKSKIPGVEWAVNQYVGCAFACEYCYAKFLTRWKDYGRWGSWIEVKTNAPDLARKHVSGSVVMSTVSDPYQPIEAELKLTRKVLRYMDKRNKLSVLTKSPLVTRNIDLFKEFRTIEVGLTINGFTGREKRLFEPLTPVHEARVNALKELHEAGLKTYVFVSPIIPEITDVSAIVEDTRGFADYYFFEVLNLRASGREFQELLRDEYPESYEVLTDDEAFEEFLWGLKKEIRALRVKAEGIETHREGWEFVEL, encoded by the coding sequence ATGAAGGTTCGGGTTATAGAGAGGCGCGCCAAGAGCATCTATACAAAATCGAAGATTCCGGGCGTGGAGTGGGCTGTCAACCAGTACGTCGGCTGTGCCTTCGCATGCGAATACTGCTACGCCAAGTTTCTAACGAGGTGGAAGGACTACGGGAGATGGGGAAGCTGGATCGAGGTTAAGACCAACGCGCCCGACTTGGCGAGAAAGCACGTTTCTGGGAGTGTCGTCATGTCAACGGTGAGCGACCCCTATCAACCGATAGAGGCTGAGTTAAAGCTTACTAGGAAAGTTTTGAGATACATGGACAAGAGGAACAAACTTTCGGTGCTTACCAAATCGCCGCTGGTAACCCGCAACATCGACCTTTTCAAGGAGTTCCGGACGATAGAGGTTGGCCTCACGATAAACGGCTTCACCGGAAGGGAGAAGAGGCTTTTTGAACCGCTGACGCCGGTTCACGAGGCGAGGGTTAACGCCCTCAAAGAGCTTCACGAAGCGGGTCTAAAGACGTACGTCTTCGTCAGCCCCATAATTCCAGAGATAACGGATGTCTCTGCCATAGTTGAGGACACAAGAGGCTTTGCTGACTACTACTTCTTTGAAGTGCTGAACCTCCGTGCATCGGGGAGAGAATTTCAGGAACTCCTCCGCGATGAGTATCCGGAAAGCTACGAGGTTCTGACCGACGATGAGGCCTTTGAAGAGTTTCTATGGGGGCTGAAGAAGGAGATAAGGGCCCTACGCGTTAAGGCGGAGGGAATAGAGACCCACCGCGAGGGCTGGGAGTTCGTGGAGCTGTGA
- a CDS encoding glycerate kinase codes for MNAKTAALEIMRAAIGSADPYWAVRRSLKVEGNRLVVSGKEFPVRGKVYLLAFGKAACAMSRAVIDVLGERIGEGIIVTKYGYAEDCPKWSNIMVLEAGHPVPDKNSLLSGKLGVELAKKVGNDDILIVLISGGGSALFLLPEEGISLEDKIKTNELLLRSGAKIYEINTVRKHISAVKGGKLAKRVRGTVISLILSDVVGDPLEAIASGPTVKDPTTFEDAFRILKLYGVWEKLPESVKRHIELGLEGKAEETLKEDLPNVHNFIVGSNTLACESALAKAEELGYNALLLTTTLEGEAREIALAIGSVVQEIAKYDRPVPKPAVLIAGGEWTVTIEGKAGLGGPNQEFALSVARKIAGLNAVVLAVDTDGTDGPTDAAGGIVDGKTLGLLGEAGVDVEEVLRKHNAYGALERVGALLKTGPTGTNVNSLVIAVIQGPATPSENTKS; via the coding sequence ATGAACGCCAAAACTGCCGCGCTTGAGATCATGAGAGCCGCCATCGGGAGCGCCGACCCCTATTGGGCAGTGAGGAGAAGCCTTAAGGTCGAGGGAAACCGTCTGGTGGTTTCCGGAAAGGAATTCCCAGTACGGGGAAAGGTCTATCTCCTGGCCTTCGGCAAGGCTGCCTGTGCGATGAGCAGGGCGGTCATTGATGTCCTCGGAGAGAGAATTGGAGAGGGGATAATCGTCACCAAGTACGGCTACGCTGAGGACTGTCCGAAGTGGTCAAACATCATGGTTCTCGAAGCGGGCCACCCCGTTCCTGACAAGAACTCCCTCCTCAGCGGAAAGCTCGGCGTTGAACTTGCCAAAAAAGTCGGAAATGACGACATCCTCATAGTTCTCATCTCCGGGGGCGGTTCGGCGCTCTTCCTCCTCCCCGAGGAGGGGATAAGCCTCGAGGACAAGATAAAGACCAACGAGCTTTTGCTCAGGAGCGGGGCCAAGATATACGAGATAAACACCGTGAGGAAGCACATCTCGGCCGTCAAGGGTGGCAAGCTGGCGAAGCGCGTAAGGGGAACGGTGATAAGTCTCATCCTCTCGGACGTCGTCGGCGACCCCCTTGAGGCTATTGCCTCCGGTCCAACGGTGAAGGACCCCACCACCTTCGAAGATGCCTTCAGAATCTTGAAGCTCTACGGCGTCTGGGAGAAGCTGCCCGAGAGCGTTAAGAGGCACATCGAGCTGGGACTTGAGGGGAAGGCGGAGGAAACCCTTAAGGAAGACCTCCCAAATGTCCACAACTTCATAGTCGGAAGCAACACCCTCGCCTGTGAATCTGCCCTGGCGAAGGCGGAGGAACTCGGCTACAATGCCCTGTTGCTCACCACGACCCTCGAAGGTGAGGCAAGGGAGATAGCCCTGGCAATAGGCTCGGTAGTCCAGGAGATCGCCAAATACGACCGCCCGGTTCCAAAGCCAGCGGTTCTAATAGCCGGCGGCGAGTGGACGGTGACTATTGAGGGAAAAGCCGGCCTCGGCGGGCCGAATCAGGAGTTCGCGCTAAGTGTGGCCAGAAAGATAGCTGGTCTAAACGCCGTCGTCTTAGCGGTCGATACCGATGGAACGGACGGGCCGACGGATGCGGCCGGCGGGATAGTGGACGGGAAAACGCTTGGACTTCTCGGGGAAGCTGGAGTGGACGTCGAGGAAGTCCTCAGGAAGCACAACGCCTACGGTGCGCTGGAAAGGGTGGGCGCGCTCCTCAAGACCGGGCCAACTGGAACCAACGTGAACTCGCTGGTGATAGCGGTCATACAAGGTCCTGCCACTCCCTCTGAAAACACAAAATCATGA